In one Mucilaginibacter sp. PAMB04168 genomic region, the following are encoded:
- a CDS encoding glycosyl hydrolase 53 family protein: MLYKIFCKRKLRLITFAWLAGLSQVFGQAPGKGGTRLPELVVTPYKTTLIANGKDEAKVKITVIDSEGKEIANASNAVQFKIEGDARIVALKGAVAGTANHAKLQNGELWFGLRAGRQKGIIKFDVSGEGLITGSTEIHMVQPGQPHAVTTTTWPIAGNAIITDRILGADISFLPQLEARGMKFYDAKGQQEDPVVILKKQGFNYARLRIFNNPAVAQGYSPQKGFCDLPHTRAMAKRIKAAGMKLLLDFHYSDTWADPQKQFKPAAWVGLDFKTLTDSVRLYTAFVMQSLTDQGTVPDMVQVGNEINHGMIWPEGAINNLDSLARLIYAGIEGVKAVNAATPIMLHVALGGQVDEAHFFISNMLKRKVPFDVIGLSYYPKWHGTPGDLRHSVANLAQTYQKYIMVAEYSERKREVNDIAFTAAGKKGIGSFIWEPLNTWEAVFDRDGKANAYLQAYPGIAKKYNVN, translated from the coding sequence ATGCTGTATAAAATATTTTGTAAGAGAAAATTACGGTTAATAACGTTTGCCTGGTTAGCTGGCTTATCTCAGGTTTTTGGTCAGGCGCCTGGCAAAGGCGGCACCCGGTTGCCCGAGCTTGTGGTTACGCCTTACAAAACCACCCTCATAGCTAATGGCAAAGACGAAGCTAAAGTGAAAATCACCGTTATCGACAGTGAAGGCAAAGAGATTGCCAATGCCAGTAATGCTGTTCAATTTAAAATTGAAGGCGATGCTCGTATTGTTGCCTTAAAGGGCGCCGTTGCCGGCACTGCAAACCATGCAAAGCTGCAAAATGGGGAACTTTGGTTTGGCTTAAGAGCTGGTAGGCAAAAGGGCATTATAAAGTTTGATGTTAGCGGTGAGGGGCTAATTACCGGGTCTACAGAAATACATATGGTACAGCCGGGGCAACCACATGCGGTAACAACCACAACCTGGCCCATTGCCGGTAATGCGATAATTACAGATAGGATATTGGGTGCCGATATATCTTTTCTGCCCCAGTTAGAAGCACGTGGAATGAAATTTTACGATGCCAAGGGGCAGCAGGAAGACCCGGTAGTGATCCTTAAAAAGCAGGGCTTTAACTATGCACGCTTACGGATATTTAATAACCCGGCGGTTGCACAAGGCTATTCTCCGCAAAAAGGGTTTTGCGATTTGCCGCATACCCGGGCCATGGCCAAACGCATTAAAGCTGCAGGTATGAAACTGCTGCTCGATTTTCACTACAGTGATACCTGGGCCGATCCGCAAAAGCAGTTTAAACCTGCCGCATGGGTGGGTCTGGATTTTAAAACACTTACCGATTCTGTGCGGCTTTACACTGCATTTGTAATGCAATCACTCACAGATCAGGGCACGGTGCCAGACATGGTGCAGGTAGGTAACGAAATTAACCACGGGATGATATGGCCCGAAGGTGCCATTAATAATTTGGATAGTTTAGCACGGCTTATTTACGCCGGTATAGAAGGTGTTAAAGCTGTAAATGCTGCTACACCTATTATGCTGCACGTAGCGCTGGGCGGGCAGGTTGACGAAGCTCACTTTTTCATCAGCAACATGCTGAAGCGTAAGGTGCCGTTTGATGTAATTGGTCTTTCCTATTACCCTAAATGGCATGGCACGCCCGGTGATTTGCGTCACAGCGTGGCCAACTTAGCTCAAACCTATCAAAAATACATTATGGTTGCTGAGTATTCCGAGCGTAAACGGGAGGTGAACGATATAGCCTTTACAGCAGCCGGCAAAAAGGGGATAGGCTCCTTTATTTGGGAGCCGCTTAATACCTGGGAGGCCGTTTTTGACCGTGATGGCAAAGCCAACGCATACCTGCAGGCTTATCCGGGTATTGCGAAAAAATACAACGTAAACTAA
- a CDS encoding glycoside hydrolase family 2 TIM barrel-domain containing protein, with product MNKYIIGLLLWVSASGHLKAQQKPVDQNFSSNWEFVKDIDTTNAAKLLSQPTGSTIAWAKISLPHTPRLEAVKKVEEQWQGTCFYRKFFSLLPTNKNKRIAIRFDAAMHEADVYLNGKKIISHVGGYLPFTIDIADKVFFDKPNCILVKLNNQDNAAIPPGKPIKDLDFNYYGGIYRNAWLMVQNKLYISDAVQENLEARGGIMVHTDEANNSKAVITVKTDVRNQYADPQRVGVKIILISADGKIVSTAQSDEQAVKAGGLQGFAQTLTVSNPHLWSTENPYLYRLKVQVLRGNVVVDEQIIRSGIRTIRLDAAGFYLNGRKTFLNGTNRHQEYPLLGYALSDNMQYRDAWKIKDAGFNFVRCSHYPPAPSFLDACDELGILVMDAIPGWQFFGKDDFQKNSLQDIRDMIRRDRNHSSIVLWEASLNETNMAKAYMDTANSIAHRELPYKDTYTSGWMDYAYDVFNPARQHAKAPNYWKKYNKTKPLLIAEYGDWEYYAQNAGFNQKAYEGLKKEERNSRQLRTDGQQRLLQQALNYQESHNDNKYGNAIGDANWLMFDYKRGYASDIESSGMMDIYRLPKFSFYFYQSQYGPVADSKGFGKPMIYIANYWNDAGQKSVKVFSNCEQVELFLNGRSLGRQKPDTGALSSNLKHPPFTFNVKTYQPGTLKAVGYTGNKQAAVSTQSTPGKPYQIVIKADESGKKWTAGTNDALLFYAYVTDRNGTLVPGASHLVNFITSGNAEVIGTNKVAAEAGIAAILIKAGSKGGTVVVKATGAGLKSAVFNTITK from the coding sequence ATGAATAAATATATTATTGGCCTGTTGTTATGGGTAAGTGCCAGCGGGCACCTAAAGGCGCAGCAAAAGCCCGTTGACCAGAATTTTAGTAGCAATTGGGAGTTTGTTAAAGATATTGACACCACTAACGCTGCTAAATTACTGAGCCAGCCAACCGGTTCAACCATAGCTTGGGCCAAAATATCCTTACCGCACACACCACGGTTAGAGGCTGTAAAAAAAGTGGAGGAGCAATGGCAGGGCACCTGCTTTTACCGCAAGTTTTTTTCTCTCTTACCCACCAATAAAAATAAGCGCATTGCCATACGGTTTGATGCCGCCATGCATGAGGCGGATGTATACCTCAACGGCAAAAAAATAATCAGCCATGTAGGCGGCTACCTTCCTTTTACTATTGATATAGCCGATAAGGTGTTTTTTGATAAGCCAAACTGTATTTTGGTTAAACTAAATAATCAGGATAACGCAGCTATCCCACCGGGTAAGCCTATTAAGGACCTCGATTTTAATTATTACGGCGGCATATACCGCAACGCCTGGCTAATGGTTCAGAATAAATTATATATAAGTGATGCTGTGCAAGAGAACTTGGAAGCACGTGGCGGTATCATGGTGCATACTGATGAGGCCAATAACAGCAAAGCGGTAATTACTGTAAAAACAGATGTTCGGAACCAGTATGCGGATCCGCAGCGGGTAGGTGTAAAAATCATTTTAATAAGCGCTGATGGAAAAATAGTAAGTACAGCACAATCTGATGAACAAGCCGTAAAAGCAGGCGGGCTGCAAGGTTTTGCACAAACACTTACCGTAAGTAATCCGCACTTATGGTCTACCGAAAATCCGTACTTGTACCGGCTTAAAGTACAGGTGCTACGCGGCAATGTGGTAGTTGATGAGCAAATCATCCGTAGCGGTATACGGACTATAAGGCTTGACGCTGCGGGATTTTACCTGAACGGACGGAAGACATTTTTAAATGGTACCAATCGGCATCAGGAATATCCTTTACTAGGCTACGCCCTGTCTGATAATATGCAGTACCGGGATGCATGGAAAATAAAAGATGCCGGATTTAATTTTGTGCGATGCTCTCATTATCCACCTGCACCATCATTTTTAGATGCCTGCGACGAACTGGGTATCTTAGTAATGGATGCCATACCCGGCTGGCAGTTTTTTGGTAAAGATGATTTTCAAAAAAATAGCCTGCAGGATATTCGAGATATGATTCGTCGTGATCGTAACCACTCTTCTATTGTGTTGTGGGAAGCTTCGTTAAACGAAACCAACATGGCAAAAGCTTACATGGACACAGCTAACAGTATTGCACACCGAGAGTTACCCTACAAAGACACCTATACCTCGGGGTGGATGGATTACGCCTACGATGTATTTAACCCTGCCCGGCAACACGCCAAAGCACCCAACTACTGGAAAAAGTACAACAAAACCAAGCCCTTGCTCATTGCCGAATACGGCGATTGGGAGTATTATGCTCAGAATGCAGGTTTCAACCAAAAAGCTTACGAGGGTTTAAAGAAAGAAGAGCGCAACTCCCGGCAGTTGCGTACAGATGGCCAGCAACGCTTGCTGCAACAGGCGCTTAATTACCAGGAATCGCATAACGATAACAAGTACGGAAATGCTATAGGCGATGCTAACTGGCTTATGTTTGATTATAAGCGTGGGTATGCCAGTGATATAGAATCATCAGGCATGATGGACATTTACCGATTGCCTAAGTTTAGCTTTTACTTTTACCAGAGCCAGTATGGACCTGTGGCCGATAGTAAAGGTTTTGGCAAGCCTATGATTTACATTGCTAATTACTGGAATGACGCCGGACAAAAAAGCGTAAAAGTTTTTAGTAACTGCGAACAGGTGGAACTATTTTTAAATGGCCGCTCTCTTGGCCGTCAAAAGCCCGATACCGGTGCACTTTCAAGCAACTTAAAACATCCGCCTTTTACTTTCAATGTAAAAACGTACCAGCCCGGTACCCTTAAGGCTGTTGGTTATACTGGCAACAAGCAAGCAGCTGTTTCTACCCAGTCTACGCCGGGCAAACCATACCAAATTGTAATTAAGGCTGATGAAAGCGGCAAAAAATGGACGGCCGGCACTAATGATGCTTTACTGTTTTATGCTTATGTAACAGACCGAAATGGTACGCTTGTTCCTGGTGCTTCTCATTTAGTAAACTTTATCACATCTGGCAACGCAGAAGTTATAGGCACCAACAAAGTTGCCGCTGAAGCAGGTATTGCAGCCATATTGATTAAGGCTGGCAGTAAAGGAGGGACAGTAGTTGTAAAAGCTACAGGCGCAGGCTTAAAATCTGCGGTTTTTAATACCATCACTAAATAG
- a CDS encoding response regulator produces MKEINDNIPVLVITAMMCSLTIVICFLIIIYRKQLDVFRHKEANQAKSIFLATMSHEIRTPMNGVIGMAALLKETKLNTEQQEYTQAIIQSGEALLSVINDILDFSKIESGKMDIDPHDFNLRTCVEEVLDVFSGKLAQSNVELLHYIDHQLPQQLVGDKMRIRQILINLVGNATKFTHQGEIFLKVFLSNRNEHHIEIEFAISDTGIGIPAEKLSHLFEAFSQADSATARRYGGSGLGLLISKRLVNLMGGQITVSSEPGLGTTFKFTIKCQVSKQPVEVTNLDFGGTNGRQVLIVDDHQTGLQLLKAQLEQWALKTAEAMTGQEALRLLDSANHYDLVITDFGLPEMDGVQLATLVKAKKPNTPIILISSMGDDIRKKDPYLFAGILTKPVKQQHLQRLLTNVLQKQSHTPQVPEMLLQKDFAAGHPLTVMVAEDNKINQMVILKILSRLGYEPALATNGKEAVQLLSQQTFSLILMDIQMPEMDGLTATRHIRKHHTGQQPRIIAMTANAMTEDREECFEAGMDDFLSKPIKLDALLEKLQQVASS; encoded by the coding sequence ATGAAAGAAATAAACGATAACATACCGGTACTGGTAATAACGGCCATGATGTGCTCGCTTACTATTGTTATCTGTTTTCTCATCATTATTTACCGCAAGCAGCTGGATGTTTTCAGGCATAAAGAAGCCAACCAGGCTAAAAGTATTTTTTTGGCCACCATGAGCCACGAGATCCGTACGCCCATGAACGGCGTGATTGGTATGGCGGCCCTGCTCAAAGAAACTAAATTAAACACCGAACAGCAGGAATATACCCAAGCCATTATTCAAAGCGGCGAGGCCCTGCTCAGTGTGATTAATGATATACTGGACTTTTCTAAAATTGAGTCGGGCAAGATGGATATTGACCCACACGACTTTAACCTGCGTACCTGTGTAGAAGAAGTACTGGATGTATTTTCGGGCAAACTGGCTCAATCAAATGTGGAACTGCTGCACTACATAGATCACCAATTACCCCAGCAACTGGTAGGCGACAAGATGCGCATCAGGCAGATTTTGATAAACCTGGTGGGCAATGCCACCAAATTCACGCATCAGGGCGAGATATTTTTAAAGGTATTCTTAAGTAACCGCAATGAACACCACATTGAGATAGAATTTGCTATAAGTGATACCGGCATAGGAATACCGGCGGAAAAGCTTTCACATTTGTTCGAAGCTTTCTCACAGGCCGACTCCGCCACAGCCCGCAGGTATGGCGGCTCGGGATTGGGCCTGTTGATCAGCAAGCGCCTGGTAAATTTAATGGGCGGGCAAATTACCGTTAGCAGTGAGCCTGGCTTAGGTACTACCTTCAAATTTACAATTAAGTGCCAGGTTAGCAAGCAGCCTGTTGAAGTAACCAATTTGGACTTTGGAGGCACAAATGGCAGGCAGGTACTGATTGTGGATGATCATCAAACCGGTTTGCAATTATTAAAAGCACAGCTTGAACAATGGGCGCTTAAAACTGCCGAGGCAATGACCGGGCAGGAAGCACTACGATTATTAGACTCGGCTAACCATTACGATTTGGTCATAACCGATTTTGGACTGCCCGAAATGGATGGCGTTCAGTTGGCTACGCTTGTTAAGGCTAAGAAACCAAACACACCCATTATTTTAATAAGCTCAATGGGCGATGATATCCGAAAGAAAGACCCTTATCTATTTGCCGGTATATTGACCAAACCCGTTAAGCAACAACACTTACAAAGGCTATTAACTAATGTTTTGCAGAAGCAATCCCATACCCCACAAGTACCTGAGATGCTTCTTCAAAAAGATTTTGCGGCTGGGCATCCATTGACAGTTATGGTGGCCGAAGACAATAAGATTAACCAGATGGTGATCTTGAAAATACTCTCCAGATTGGGTTATGAGCCGGCCCTGGCAACAAACGGTAAAGAAGCCGTTCAGCTGCTGAGCCAGCAAACTTTTAGCCTGATACTGATGGATATTCAAATGCCGGAAATGGACGGCTTAACCGCCACCAGGCATATCAGAAAACACCATACCGGCCAACAACCCCGCATTATAGCTATGACTGCCAATGCCATGACCGAAGACCGCGAAGAATGCTTCGAAGCAGGAATGGATGACTTTCTTTCTAAACCAATAAAGCTTGATGCCCTGCTGGAAAAATTGCAGCAGGTAGCATCATCGTAA
- a CDS encoding pentapeptide repeat-containing protein, whose protein sequence is MENYIEDRKFEKETFATQPLLKAEYYNCTFTGCDFTNADLYNVVFLECEFITCNLSMARLTEAAFRDVKFRECKMLGLRFEDCSLFGFEVNFDRCILNHSSFHQIKIKGTAFTNCQLQELDFTGTDLTNALFDQCDLKGAIFERTVLDKADFRTSFNFSINPESNRIKKAKFSLYGVTGLLDKYDIQIDR, encoded by the coding sequence GTGGAAAATTATATTGAAGACCGAAAATTCGAAAAAGAAACCTTTGCAACGCAGCCCTTATTAAAGGCCGAATACTACAACTGCACCTTTACAGGCTGTGATTTTACTAATGCCGATCTGTATAACGTTGTATTTTTAGAATGCGAGTTTATAACTTGCAATTTAAGTATGGCCCGCTTAACTGAAGCTGCATTCAGGGATGTTAAGTTTCGGGAGTGTAAGATGCTGGGCCTGCGCTTTGAAGATTGCAGCCTTTTTGGCTTTGAAGTAAATTTTGACCGGTGTATACTTAACCATTCATCGTTTCATCAAATTAAAATTAAAGGCACTGCTTTTACCAATTGCCAGTTACAGGAGTTAGATTTTACAGGTACTGATTTAACAAACGCCCTGTTTGACCAATGTGACCTTAAAGGCGCCATATTCGAAAGAACCGTATTGGATAAAGCCGATTTTCGTACATCATTTAACTTTTCCATCAACCCGGAAAGTAACCGCATAAAAAAAGCAAAGTTCTCTTTATATGGTGTTACCGGTTTGTTGGATAAGTACGATATTCAGATTGACCGGTAG
- the dtd gene encoding D-aminoacyl-tRNA deacylase, with protein MRAVLQRVSSASCKVDGHITGEIAAGFVVLLGIEDADTEEDVQWLAQKIAGMRVFSDENGLMNKALADVGGRILLISQFTLFAQTRKGNRPSFIRAAKPDKAIPLYENMITSLNQLTGNATATGVFGADMKISLVNDGPVTIMIDTKNKE; from the coding sequence ATGCGTGCAGTATTACAACGGGTTTCAAGCGCCTCCTGTAAGGTAGATGGTCACATAACCGGCGAGATTGCAGCTGGCTTCGTGGTTTTGTTAGGCATAGAGGATGCGGACACCGAAGAGGACGTACAATGGTTGGCTCAAAAAATAGCCGGCATGCGCGTTTTTAGCGATGAGAACGGTTTAATGAATAAGGCATTGGCTGATGTAGGTGGCCGTATCTTGCTTATTTCACAATTTACCCTGTTTGCACAAACCCGAAAAGGCAACAGGCCCTCATTTATCCGCGCAGCCAAACCCGACAAAGCTATACCCCTTTATGAAAATATGATCACCTCGCTTAATCAATTAACCGGCAACGCAACCGCCACAGGTGTTTTTGGCGCTGATATGAAAATAAGCCTAGTGAACGACGGACCGGTTACTATTATGATAGATACCAAGAATAAAGAGTAG
- the rsgA gene encoding ribosome small subunit-dependent GTPase A, whose product MQGLVTKSTGSWYQVQTPDGKRYDCRIKGKFRIKGLTTTNPVAVGDRVDFEPEPDQEQQGVINKLYDRRNYIIRKSINLSKQAQIIAANLDQAFLVVTLASPRTSLGFIDRFLVTAEAYDIPASLVFNKLDMFSDEGLEILAEYESIYENLGYPCYEVSALKGTNIPQLKEQLKDKITLFSGHSGVGKSSLMNAILPDIQIRTMEVSEWSDKGMHTTTFAEMYDLPGGGHIIDTPGIRELGIIDIEKQELGHFFPEMRSRMHDCRFNNCRHINEPGCAVLEALEEGAIEPSRYDSYLSIYNGNDTRT is encoded by the coding sequence ATGCAAGGACTCGTCACCAAATCAACAGGCAGCTGGTATCAGGTACAAACACCCGATGGCAAACGGTATGATTGCCGTATCAAAGGCAAGTTCCGTATCAAAGGTCTTACCACCACCAATCCCGTTGCCGTTGGCGACCGCGTAGACTTTGAGCCCGAGCCAGACCAGGAACAGCAGGGGGTTATCAACAAGCTGTACGACCGTCGCAATTATATTATCCGCAAGTCTATTAACCTTAGTAAGCAGGCACAAATCATAGCCGCTAATTTAGACCAGGCTTTCTTGGTGGTTACACTGGCTTCGCCACGAACATCGTTGGGCTTTATTGACCGCTTTTTGGTTACGGCAGAGGCTTATGACATACCGGCCAGCCTGGTATTCAATAAGCTGGACATGTTTAGCGACGAAGGCTTAGAAATACTGGCCGAATATGAGAGTATCTATGAAAACCTGGGTTATCCCTGTTATGAAGTCTCGGCGTTAAAAGGCACCAATATTCCGCAGTTAAAGGAGCAGCTTAAGGATAAGATCACCTTATTTTCGGGCCACTCAGGTGTAGGCAAATCCAGCTTAATGAACGCCATACTACCCGATATACAAATACGCACCATGGAGGTATCTGAGTGGAGCGACAAGGGCATGCACACCACTACCTTTGCCGAAATGTATGATCTACCCGGCGGCGGCCACATTATTGATACGCCAGGCATACGTGAACTGGGCATTATCGATATTGAAAAGCAGGAACTCGGCCACTTCTTTCCTGAGATGCGCAGCCGCATGCACGATTGCCGTTTTAACAACTGCCGTCACATTAACGAACCGGGCTGCGCCGTGTTAGAAGCACTGGAAGAAGGCGCAATAGAGCCCTCTCGCTATGACAGCTATCTAAGCATTTACAATGGTAATGACACACGCACTTAA
- the thrA gene encoding bifunctional aspartate kinase/homoserine dehydrogenase I: protein MKVLKFGGTSVGTAQSIGAVMDIVKQEYQADSGLVVVLSAMSGVTNLLAEMADRAAAGNEFTKHLAALEIRHFEVVKQLLDIQQQNPVYTRLKIYFNQLEDLLQGVMVLRELTPKTRDLILSYGERCSTLLISRMALQYLPDAVYVDASEVIKTDSSFGQARVNTELTDLLIRGLANENTGKALFVTGFVASNEAGQVTTLGRGGSDYTAAIFASALDASEIQIWTDVNGMMTADPRMVKKAFSLPELTYTEAMELSYFGAKVIYPPTMTPAFLKRIPIVIKNTFDTAFEGTVIRHDCHNTSLPIKGISSIDNISIINLEGSGMVGKAGFSGRLFSLLARERINVMLITQSSSEHSITFAVQPGDAERACRLMEQEFELELGAQKLEVPVIEANLAVLAIVGENMRKTPGMSGRLFHALGRNGVNVRAIAQGSSEYNISVIISAHDLAKAVNAVHDAFFVQFNKTLNVFCLGTGNIGKTLFNQLQQHREFLQENNSIQVKIAGISNTRKMRFSVDGLPLQDWDQDLDTYGEQANLTEFVARMKEMNLPNCVFVDNTASSQPVAFYEEIFKSTISIVTCNKIGNSASYSQYQTFRDTARKHGVDFFYETNVGAGLPIIRTLKDLMISGDRVQKIEAILSGTISYIFNNFKGDVSFHDIVKDAQEKGYTEPDPRDDLSGKDFMRKILILARDAGHRMEADDVQIENMLPQACLDAQTVPEFYAALKANDAYFNQIKQQAESSGKVLRYIGKLDNGQASITLQMVDETHPFYSMSGSDNIIAFTTDRYKERPMVVKGPGAGAEVTAAGVFADLINVGAN from the coding sequence ATGAAAGTTTTAAAGTTCGGGGGCACATCAGTAGGTACAGCACAAAGCATTGGCGCTGTAATGGACATTGTAAAGCAGGAGTACCAGGCAGACTCTGGCTTGGTGGTAGTATTATCGGCCATGAGCGGTGTAACCAATTTGCTGGCCGAAATGGCCGACCGCGCCGCTGCAGGCAATGAATTTACCAAACACCTGGCTGCGTTAGAGATCCGCCACTTTGAGGTGGTAAAGCAATTGTTGGATATTCAGCAGCAAAACCCGGTTTATACCCGGTTGAAGATTTACTTTAACCAGCTGGAAGATTTGCTGCAGGGTGTAATGGTACTGCGCGAGCTTACACCTAAAACACGCGACCTGATTTTAAGCTATGGCGAGCGCTGCTCTACACTGCTTATTAGCCGTATGGCGCTCCAATATTTACCTGATGCCGTTTACGTAGACGCCAGCGAAGTAATTAAAACAGATAGCAGCTTTGGCCAGGCACGGGTAAACACCGAGCTTACAGATTTGCTGATACGTGGTTTAGCTAATGAAAATACCGGCAAGGCCTTGTTTGTAACCGGCTTTGTGGCCAGTAACGAGGCCGGACAGGTAACTACACTTGGCCGCGGAGGCAGTGATTATACTGCTGCTATTTTTGCTTCGGCGCTTGATGCCAGCGAAATACAGATATGGACCGATGTGAACGGCATGATGACGGCCGACCCGCGCATGGTTAAAAAAGCCTTCTCGCTGCCCGAGCTTACCTATACCGAGGCTATGGAGCTATCGTACTTTGGTGCCAAAGTAATTTATCCGCCAACCATGACGCCGGCTTTCCTCAAGCGTATACCAATCGTTATTAAAAACACATTTGATACAGCTTTTGAAGGCACGGTCATCCGTCATGATTGCCATAACACTTCTTTGCCTATCAAGGGTATATCTTCTATTGATAATATTAGCATCATCAACCTCGAAGGTAGTGGCATGGTTGGCAAGGCCGGTTTTAGCGGCCGCCTGTTTTCACTGCTGGCCCGCGAGCGTATCAATGTTATGCTTATTACGCAATCATCGTCTGAGCATAGCATCACCTTTGCCGTGCAGCCGGGCGATGCTGAAAGAGCCTGCCGCCTTATGGAGCAGGAGTTTGAACTGGAGTTAGGCGCACAAAAGCTGGAAGTGCCGGTTATTGAAGCTAACCTGGCCGTGCTGGCCATTGTGGGCGAAAATATGCGTAAAACACCTGGTATGTCTGGCCGGTTGTTCCATGCGTTGGGCCGTAATGGTGTCAATGTAAGGGCTATTGCACAGGGCTCGTCCGAGTACAACATTTCGGTAATTATATCGGCGCATGATCTGGCTAAGGCCGTAAATGCGGTACATGATGCCTTTTTTGTACAGTTTAACAAAACGCTCAACGTGTTTTGCCTGGGTACCGGTAACATTGGTAAAACACTGTTTAATCAGCTGCAGCAACACCGCGAATTTTTACAGGAGAATAATAGCATACAAGTTAAGATTGCCGGCATTAGCAATACCCGCAAAATGCGCTTTAGTGTGGATGGCTTGCCACTACAAGACTGGGACCAGGACCTGGATACCTACGGCGAGCAGGCTAACCTTACCGAGTTTGTAGCGCGCATGAAAGAAATGAACCTGCCCAACTGTGTGTTTGTTGATAACACGGCCAGTTCGCAGCCGGTGGCGTTTTATGAAGAGATTTTTAAATCGACCATATCTATTGTTACTTGTAACAAAATAGGTAATTCGGCCAGCTATAGCCAATATCAAACTTTTAGGGATACTGCCCGCAAGCATGGGGTCGACTTCTTTTATGAAACCAACGTTGGTGCCGGGTTGCCTATTATCCGTACCTTAAAAGATTTAATGATAAGTGGTGACCGTGTGCAAAAGATCGAGGCCATTCTTTCAGGAACGATATCTTACATCTTTAATAACTTTAAAGGCGATGTGAGCTTTCATGACATAGTGAAGGACGCGCAGGAAAAAGGTTATACCGAGCCCGATCCACGCGATGATTTGAGCGGCAAAGATTTTATGCGCAAAATACTCATCCTGGCGCGCGATGCCGGTCATCGTATGGAGGCTGATGACGTACAGATAGAAAATATGTTACCGCAAGCCTGCCTGGATGCGCAAACCGTACCTGAGTTTTATGCGGCTTTAAAAGCCAATGATGCTTACTTTAACCAGATTAAGCAACAGGCCGAAAGCAGCGGCAAGGTACTTCGTTACATTGGCAAGCTGGATAATGGCCAGGCATCTATCACGCTGCAAATGGTAGATGAAACCCATCCGTTTTACAGCATGTCGGGCAGTGATAACATCATTGCCTTTACTACTGACCGTTATAAAGAACGCCCCATGGTAGTAAAAGGCCCTGGCGCAGGTGCAGAGGTAACCGCCGCAGGCGTATTTGCTGATTTGATAAACGTAGGCGCTAATTAG
- a CDS encoding homoserine kinase, which yields MEQEVNASAKPIEALDSANSQYQSTGNPSPGTEIKVFAPATVANVVCGFDVLGFAVNEPGDEVVMRVTDKPGITISKITGDNGRLPLSPEKNTVSVSVQHYLESIGRTDLGLDIELHKKMPIGSGLGSSSASTVAGLFAVKTLLGDDRDVAKLLPFAIKGEEMACGHGHADNVAPALLGGFVLIRSYEPLDVIRLPHPAGLYCAIVFPDVDVPTREARKIIRNTIQMKDAVTQWGNIAGLISGLYTHDIDLIGRSMQDVLVEPVRSILIPDFYVMRDLAMQAGAVGFGISGSGPSVFAFTRDEETALKITQALQQHLTGIKINSHTYVSTINDAGPRVL from the coding sequence ATGGAACAAGAAGTAAACGCCTCGGCAAAGCCAATTGAAGCCTTGGATTCAGCTAACAGCCAATATCAGTCAACCGGTAACCCGTCCCCGGGTACCGAGATCAAAGTTTTTGCGCCGGCTACGGTAGCCAACGTAGTTTGTGGTTTTGATGTGCTGGGCTTTGCCGTTAATGAGCCGGGCGATGAGGTAGTGATGCGGGTTACCGATAAACCCGGAATCACTATTAGTAAAATAACCGGCGATAATGGCCGTTTGCCACTAAGTCCGGAAAAAAACACAGTCAGTGTTAGTGTACAGCATTATTTAGAAAGTATTGGCCGTACCGATTTGGGACTGGATATTGAACTGCACAAAAAGATGCCTATAGGTAGTGGCTTGGGTTCAAGTTCGGCTAGTACGGTGGCTGGATTGTTTGCCGTTAAAACCCTGCTGGGCGATGATAGGGACGTAGCCAAACTACTGCCCTTTGCCATAAAAGGCGAAGAAATGGCCTGCGGGCATGGTCATGCCGATAACGTGGCGCCAGCGCTGCTGGGCGGCTTTGTACTCATCCGCAGCTATGAGCCGCTGGACGTGATACGCCTGCCGCACCCTGCAGGTTTGTATTGCGCCATTGTTTTCCCTGATGTGGATGTCCCCACCCGCGAAGCGCGTAAAATTATTCGCAACACCATACAAATGAAAGATGCTGTTACGCAGTGGGGCAACATAGCCGGACTTATAAGCGGTCTTTATACGCATGATATTGACCTGATTGGCCGCAGCATGCAAGACGTGCTGGTTGAGCCGGTACGCTCTATCCTGATCCCTGATTTTTATGTAATGCGTGATCTGGCCATGCAAGCCGGAGCTGTAGGCTTTGGTATATCTGGCTCAGGCCCGTCTGTATTTGCGTTTACACGCGATGAAGAGACTGCCCTTAAAATTACGCAGGCGCTTCAGCAACATCTTACCGGTATTAAAATCAATTCCCATACCTACGTATCAACCATTAATGATGCCGGGCCGAGGGTACTGTAG